A genome region from Triticum aestivum cultivar Chinese Spring chromosome 2B, IWGSC CS RefSeq v2.1, whole genome shotgun sequence includes the following:
- the LOC123045945 gene encoding trafficking protein particle complex II-specific subunit 120 homolog isoform X1: MEPGLSIESGSAIRVAVLPVGGPIPPQSLRDYAALVAEHARVDLASLRPYYSEHQKSPFSHQPWDTGCLRLKFVLGGCVPSPWEDFQSSRKVLAVVGICHLPSSPDLARVAADFLDAARTYPSALASRCFAFCPTDAQLLEERKDGIIMFPPSDQKSLELHMLTMIQDLAASLLMEFEKWVLRAESTGTILKTPLDSQTSLGSEEVHTLGVPSILTSVIKAKKRRLGRAQKIIGDYCLLAGSPADANAHYTTAIDLARLTGDVFWHAGALEGSVCALVVDRMGQSDPVLEDEVKYRYYTIIQLYRRATLQDNAQRVSPVSFELEAALKLARYLCRREVAKEVSDLLMGAADGAKALLDASDRLILYIEIARLFGSLGYKRKAAFFSRQVAQLYLQQDNAYAAMSAMQVLTMTTNAYHVQSRKTSKPDHASLKELCASNSNADSGKAHPQSVVSLFESQWSTLQMVVLREILMSSIRAADPLTSWSAAARLVRSFYPLITPAGQSGLASSLSNSADRLPWGTRCADPCLPFIRLHSLPFHPSQRDIVKRNPHKKEWWIGAGPSGPFIYTPFTKGGTSGTSKQEINWIVGEPVQVMIELANPCSFDLVVESIYLSVHSGNFDAFPVTVNLPPNTSKLVLLSGIPTKVGRVSIPGCIVHSFGVITEHLFKEVDSLLLGAAQGLVLSDPFRCCGSSKFKSVNFPTISIVPPLPLLVANVVGGDGSILLYEGEIRDVLITLTNAGTVPVEEANIALSGKNQDSVISIAHSTWKSALPIKPGGEVTFKVTLRAWHLSLADLEADGSRSPANPRRIAREGINPFLNIHYAGPSAAKGNGEVSLPPGRRLAVPLNICVVQGMRLVRARLLSMEIPARFSEAHLRPVSGKDNISDESNMLHNDISLLKIDPYKGSWGLRLLELELFNPTDVVFDVDVSVHLDGTIVPEDNTADVACHKTRIDRDYSARVLIPLEHFKLPVLDASFFVKENGSDEQLGSKVATIAEKNAKAELNASISNLISKIKVRWNSGRNSSGELNIKDAIQAALQASILDILLPDPLTFSFRLAKDAKPANDSNHSTVENVGPSAGENVLRCKDPISAHKMTHMEVQIRNNTKEIIQMNLSISCKDVAGENCFEENSATVLWAGVLNDIQLEVPPLQEVIHPFSVYFLVPGDYSLQSSSVIIDATDVLRARAKAESPDEPILCRGSPFHIHVVGTE, translated from the exons aTGGAGCCCGGGCTGAGCATCGAGTCCGGGTCGGCCATCCGGGTGGCGGTGCTGCCGGTGGGCGGGCCGATCCCGCCGCAGTCCCTGCGGGACTACGCGGCGCTGGTGGCGGAGCACGCGCGCGTCGACCTCGCCTCGCTGCGCCCCTACTACTCGGAGCACCAGAAGAGCCCCTTCTCGCACCAGCCCTGGGACACGGGCTGCCTCCGCCTCAAGTTCGTGCTCGGCGGCTGCGTGCCCTCGCCCTGGGAGGACTTCCAGTCCTCGCGCAAGGTGCTCGCCGTCGTCGGCATctgccacctcccctcctccccggACCTCGCCAGGGTCGCCGCCGACTTCCTCGACGCCGCGCGCACCTACCCCTCCGCGCTCGCCAGCCGATGCTTCGCCTTCTGCCCCACCGACGCGCAG TTGCTAGAGGAAAGGAAGGATGGCATTATTATGTTCCCTCCTTCCGATCAGAAATCACTGGAACTTCATATGCTTACAATGATCCAAGATCTTGCAGCTTCATTGTTGATGGAGTTTGAGAAATGGGTCTTACGTGCAGAATCCACAGGAACTATTTTAAAGACACCTTTGGACTCACAAACCAGTCTTGGCTCAGAGGAGGTTCATACTTTAGGTGTTCCGAGTATTTTGACCAGT GTGAtcaaggccaaaaaaagaaggctgGGCCGTGCACAAAAGATAATAGGAGATTATTGCTTATTGGCTGGATCACCTGCTGATGCTAATGCACACTACACCACAGCAATAGATCTTGCAAGATTGACAGGGGATGTATTCTGGCATGCTGGGGCACTTGAAGGTAGTGTCTGCGCATTAGTG GTTGATAGGATGGGCCAAAGTGATCCTGTTTTGGAAGATGAAGTGAAGTATCGTTATTATACCATTATCCAGCTGTACAGAAGAGCAACTTTACAAGATAATGCTCAAAG AGTTTCACCTGTGAGCTTTGAGCTTGAAGCTGCATTGAAGTTGGCAAGATATTTGTGCAG ACGTGAAGTTGCCAAGGAGGTGTCAGATTTATTAATGGGTGCTGCAGATGGCGCCAAGGCTCTGCTTGATGCCAGTGACCGGTTGATACTATATATTGAAATTGCGCGACTATTTGGCTCTCTTGGGTATAAACGCAAGGCAGCATTTTTTTCAAGACAAGTTGCACAGTTATACCTTCAGCAAGACAATGCATATGCTGCTATGAGTGCTATGCAGGTTCTAACGATGACTACAAATGCATACCATGTTCAAAGCAGGAAGACTAGCAAACCTGATCATGCTTCACTGAAG GAACTCTGTGCCAGCAACAGCAATGCCGATTCTGGAAAAGCGCACCCTCAGTCTGTTGTGTCATTATTTGAGTCGCAATGGAGTACCCTTCAAATGGTTGTTCTAAGAGAGATATTGATGTCTTCAATCCGTGCTGCGGATCCCCTCACGTCATGGAGCGCCGCGGCTCGTCTTGTTCGATCATTTTACCCGCTCATCACCCCAGCTGGTCAGAGTGGGCTGGCAAGCTCTCTTTCAAACTCTGCTGATAGGCTTCCTTGGGGCACACGTTGTGCCGACCCATGTCTTCCTTTTATCAG GTTACATTCTTTACCATTTCATCCTTCACAAAGAGACATAGTAAAGCGCAACCCACATAAAAAGGAGTGGTGGATTGGTGCCGGTCCTTCTGGGCCTTTTATTTATACACCTTTCACCAAGGGGGGCACATCTGGGACTAGCAAACAAGAGATAAATTGGATTGTTGGAGAACCAGTCCAAGTTATGATAGAGTTAGCAAACCCCTGCAGCTTTGACTTAGTTGTTGAGAGCATTTACCTCTCTGTTCATTCAGGAAATTTTGATGCCTTTCCGGTTACTGTTAATCTTCCACCAAACACCTCCAAATTGGTTCTGCTATCTGGAATTCCAACAAAAGTTGGACGAGTATCGATTCCTGGGTGCATTGTCCACAGTTTTGGTGTTATTACAGAACACCTATTCAAAGAGGTTGACAGTTTGCTCCTTGGAGCTGCACAAGGGCTTGTTCTTTCTGATCCTTTCAGATGCTGTGGCTCTAGCAAGTTTAAGAGTGTTAACTTCCCCACCATTTCTATTGTTCCTCCCCTTCCTTTATTAGTTGCCAACGTTGTCGGTGGAGATGGTTCTATTCTTCTATATGAAGGTGAAATTCGCGATGTTTTAATTACGCTGACAAATGCCGGAACTGTGCCAGTTGAAGAAGCAAATATTGCATTATCCGGGAAGAACCAGGATTCTGTTATTTCAATTGCCCATAGTACATGGAAGTCTGCACTTCCGATAAAACCAGGTGGAGAAGTTACATTTAAAGTGACACTAAGAGCCTGGCATCTTAGCTTGGCAGATTTGGAAGCAGATGGTAGCAGATCTCCTGCAAATCCAAGGAGAATAGCAAGAGAAGGAATCAATCCCTTTTTGAATATTCACTATGCTG GTCCTTCAGCGGCCAAAGGTAATGGTGAGGTTTCTCTCCCACCTGGAAGACGCCTTGCTGTTCCATTAAATATCTGTGTTGTACAGGGCATGCGCCTGGTAAGAGCACGCCTGTTATCCATGGAAATACCTGCCCGGTTTAGTGAAGCACACTTGCGACCTGTCAGTGGAAAAGATAATATAAGTGATGAAAGTAATATGTTGCATAATGACATTAGCTTATTGAAGATTGATCCCTATAAAGGAAGTTGGGGCCTCCGCCTTCTGGAACTAGAGCTTTTCAACCCTACGGATGTTGTTTTTGATGTCGATGTTTCTGTCCATTTGGATGGGACTATTGTTCCAGAAGATAACACTGCTGATGTGGCCTGTCACAAAACCAGAATTGACCGTGACTATTCTGCCAGGGTTCTCATACCACTTGAGCACTTCAAATTACCTGTTCTTGATGCTTCCTTCTTTGTAAAGGAAAACGGAAGCGATGAGCAACTTGGGTCCAAAGTGGCCACCATAGCAGAAAAGAATGCCAAGGCAGAGTTGAACGCTTCTATCAGCAACTTGATTTCAAAAATAAAAGTGAGGTGGAATTCTGGGAGAAATAGCTCCGGTGAGCTGAATATCAAAGATGCTATTCAGGCAGCATTACAAGCATCTATATTGGACATATTGTTGCCTGATCCCTTGACATTTAGCTTTAGACTTGCTAAGGATGCCAAGCCTGCTAATGATTCCAACCATTCTACTGTTGAGAATGTTGGTCCATCTGCCGGTGAGAATGTTCTGAGGTGTAAAGATCCTATATCAGCTCATAAAATGACCCATATGGAAGTTCAAATTCGGAACAACACGAAGGAAATTATTCAGATGAACCTCAGCATTTCATGCAAAGATGTTGCAGGAGAAAATTGCTTCGAAGAAAACAGTGCAACCGTCCTCTGGGCTG GTGTTCTTAACGACATACAGTTGGAGGTTCCACCATTGCAGGAGGTGATACATCCTTTCTCTGTCTACTTCCTAGTACCTGGAGACTACTCGCTGCAATCTTCTTCTGTTATAATTGACGCTACGGATGTTCTTCGTGCTCGGGCAAAGGCAGAGTCCCCGGATGAACCTATTCTATGCCGCGGATCCCCATTCCATATCCATGTAGTTGGTACAGAGTAG
- the LOC123045945 gene encoding trafficking protein particle complex II-specific subunit 120 homolog isoform X2, whose protein sequence is MEPGLSIESGSAIRVAVLPVGGPIPPQSLRDYAALVAEHARVDLASLRPYYSEHQKSPFSHQPWDTGCLRLKFVLGGCVPSPWEDFQSSRKVLAVVGICHLPSSPDLARVAADFLDAARTYPSALASRCFAFCPTDAQLLEERKDGIIMFPPSDQKSLELHMLTMIQDLAASLLMEFEKWVLRAESTGTILKTPLDSQTSLGSEEVIKAKKRRLGRAQKIIGDYCLLAGSPADANAHYTTAIDLARLTGDVFWHAGALEGSVCALVVDRMGQSDPVLEDEVKYRYYTIIQLYRRATLQDNAQRVSPVSFELEAALKLARYLCRREVAKEVSDLLMGAADGAKALLDASDRLILYIEIARLFGSLGYKRKAAFFSRQVAQLYLQQDNAYAAMSAMQVLTMTTNAYHVQSRKTSKPDHASLKELCASNSNADSGKAHPQSVVSLFESQWSTLQMVVLREILMSSIRAADPLTSWSAAARLVRSFYPLITPAGQSGLASSLSNSADRLPWGTRCADPCLPFIRLHSLPFHPSQRDIVKRNPHKKEWWIGAGPSGPFIYTPFTKGGTSGTSKQEINWIVGEPVQVMIELANPCSFDLVVESIYLSVHSGNFDAFPVTVNLPPNTSKLVLLSGIPTKVGRVSIPGCIVHSFGVITEHLFKEVDSLLLGAAQGLVLSDPFRCCGSSKFKSVNFPTISIVPPLPLLVANVVGGDGSILLYEGEIRDVLITLTNAGTVPVEEANIALSGKNQDSVISIAHSTWKSALPIKPGGEVTFKVTLRAWHLSLADLEADGSRSPANPRRIAREGINPFLNIHYAGPSAAKGNGEVSLPPGRRLAVPLNICVVQGMRLVRARLLSMEIPARFSEAHLRPVSGKDNISDESNMLHNDISLLKIDPYKGSWGLRLLELELFNPTDVVFDVDVSVHLDGTIVPEDNTADVACHKTRIDRDYSARVLIPLEHFKLPVLDASFFVKENGSDEQLGSKVATIAEKNAKAELNASISNLISKIKVRWNSGRNSSGELNIKDAIQAALQASILDILLPDPLTFSFRLAKDAKPANDSNHSTVENVGPSAGENVLRCKDPISAHKMTHMEVQIRNNTKEIIQMNLSISCKDVAGENCFEENSATVLWAGVLNDIQLEVPPLQEVIHPFSVYFLVPGDYSLQSSSVIIDATDVLRARAKAESPDEPILCRGSPFHIHVVGTE, encoded by the exons aTGGAGCCCGGGCTGAGCATCGAGTCCGGGTCGGCCATCCGGGTGGCGGTGCTGCCGGTGGGCGGGCCGATCCCGCCGCAGTCCCTGCGGGACTACGCGGCGCTGGTGGCGGAGCACGCGCGCGTCGACCTCGCCTCGCTGCGCCCCTACTACTCGGAGCACCAGAAGAGCCCCTTCTCGCACCAGCCCTGGGACACGGGCTGCCTCCGCCTCAAGTTCGTGCTCGGCGGCTGCGTGCCCTCGCCCTGGGAGGACTTCCAGTCCTCGCGCAAGGTGCTCGCCGTCGTCGGCATctgccacctcccctcctccccggACCTCGCCAGGGTCGCCGCCGACTTCCTCGACGCCGCGCGCACCTACCCCTCCGCGCTCGCCAGCCGATGCTTCGCCTTCTGCCCCACCGACGCGCAG TTGCTAGAGGAAAGGAAGGATGGCATTATTATGTTCCCTCCTTCCGATCAGAAATCACTGGAACTTCATATGCTTACAATGATCCAAGATCTTGCAGCTTCATTGTTGATGGAGTTTGAGAAATGGGTCTTACGTGCAGAATCCACAGGAACTATTTTAAAGACACCTTTGGACTCACAAACCAGTCTTGGCTCAGAGGAG GTGAtcaaggccaaaaaaagaaggctgGGCCGTGCACAAAAGATAATAGGAGATTATTGCTTATTGGCTGGATCACCTGCTGATGCTAATGCACACTACACCACAGCAATAGATCTTGCAAGATTGACAGGGGATGTATTCTGGCATGCTGGGGCACTTGAAGGTAGTGTCTGCGCATTAGTG GTTGATAGGATGGGCCAAAGTGATCCTGTTTTGGAAGATGAAGTGAAGTATCGTTATTATACCATTATCCAGCTGTACAGAAGAGCAACTTTACAAGATAATGCTCAAAG AGTTTCACCTGTGAGCTTTGAGCTTGAAGCTGCATTGAAGTTGGCAAGATATTTGTGCAG ACGTGAAGTTGCCAAGGAGGTGTCAGATTTATTAATGGGTGCTGCAGATGGCGCCAAGGCTCTGCTTGATGCCAGTGACCGGTTGATACTATATATTGAAATTGCGCGACTATTTGGCTCTCTTGGGTATAAACGCAAGGCAGCATTTTTTTCAAGACAAGTTGCACAGTTATACCTTCAGCAAGACAATGCATATGCTGCTATGAGTGCTATGCAGGTTCTAACGATGACTACAAATGCATACCATGTTCAAAGCAGGAAGACTAGCAAACCTGATCATGCTTCACTGAAG GAACTCTGTGCCAGCAACAGCAATGCCGATTCTGGAAAAGCGCACCCTCAGTCTGTTGTGTCATTATTTGAGTCGCAATGGAGTACCCTTCAAATGGTTGTTCTAAGAGAGATATTGATGTCTTCAATCCGTGCTGCGGATCCCCTCACGTCATGGAGCGCCGCGGCTCGTCTTGTTCGATCATTTTACCCGCTCATCACCCCAGCTGGTCAGAGTGGGCTGGCAAGCTCTCTTTCAAACTCTGCTGATAGGCTTCCTTGGGGCACACGTTGTGCCGACCCATGTCTTCCTTTTATCAG GTTACATTCTTTACCATTTCATCCTTCACAAAGAGACATAGTAAAGCGCAACCCACATAAAAAGGAGTGGTGGATTGGTGCCGGTCCTTCTGGGCCTTTTATTTATACACCTTTCACCAAGGGGGGCACATCTGGGACTAGCAAACAAGAGATAAATTGGATTGTTGGAGAACCAGTCCAAGTTATGATAGAGTTAGCAAACCCCTGCAGCTTTGACTTAGTTGTTGAGAGCATTTACCTCTCTGTTCATTCAGGAAATTTTGATGCCTTTCCGGTTACTGTTAATCTTCCACCAAACACCTCCAAATTGGTTCTGCTATCTGGAATTCCAACAAAAGTTGGACGAGTATCGATTCCTGGGTGCATTGTCCACAGTTTTGGTGTTATTACAGAACACCTATTCAAAGAGGTTGACAGTTTGCTCCTTGGAGCTGCACAAGGGCTTGTTCTTTCTGATCCTTTCAGATGCTGTGGCTCTAGCAAGTTTAAGAGTGTTAACTTCCCCACCATTTCTATTGTTCCTCCCCTTCCTTTATTAGTTGCCAACGTTGTCGGTGGAGATGGTTCTATTCTTCTATATGAAGGTGAAATTCGCGATGTTTTAATTACGCTGACAAATGCCGGAACTGTGCCAGTTGAAGAAGCAAATATTGCATTATCCGGGAAGAACCAGGATTCTGTTATTTCAATTGCCCATAGTACATGGAAGTCTGCACTTCCGATAAAACCAGGTGGAGAAGTTACATTTAAAGTGACACTAAGAGCCTGGCATCTTAGCTTGGCAGATTTGGAAGCAGATGGTAGCAGATCTCCTGCAAATCCAAGGAGAATAGCAAGAGAAGGAATCAATCCCTTTTTGAATATTCACTATGCTG GTCCTTCAGCGGCCAAAGGTAATGGTGAGGTTTCTCTCCCACCTGGAAGACGCCTTGCTGTTCCATTAAATATCTGTGTTGTACAGGGCATGCGCCTGGTAAGAGCACGCCTGTTATCCATGGAAATACCTGCCCGGTTTAGTGAAGCACACTTGCGACCTGTCAGTGGAAAAGATAATATAAGTGATGAAAGTAATATGTTGCATAATGACATTAGCTTATTGAAGATTGATCCCTATAAAGGAAGTTGGGGCCTCCGCCTTCTGGAACTAGAGCTTTTCAACCCTACGGATGTTGTTTTTGATGTCGATGTTTCTGTCCATTTGGATGGGACTATTGTTCCAGAAGATAACACTGCTGATGTGGCCTGTCACAAAACCAGAATTGACCGTGACTATTCTGCCAGGGTTCTCATACCACTTGAGCACTTCAAATTACCTGTTCTTGATGCTTCCTTCTTTGTAAAGGAAAACGGAAGCGATGAGCAACTTGGGTCCAAAGTGGCCACCATAGCAGAAAAGAATGCCAAGGCAGAGTTGAACGCTTCTATCAGCAACTTGATTTCAAAAATAAAAGTGAGGTGGAATTCTGGGAGAAATAGCTCCGGTGAGCTGAATATCAAAGATGCTATTCAGGCAGCATTACAAGCATCTATATTGGACATATTGTTGCCTGATCCCTTGACATTTAGCTTTAGACTTGCTAAGGATGCCAAGCCTGCTAATGATTCCAACCATTCTACTGTTGAGAATGTTGGTCCATCTGCCGGTGAGAATGTTCTGAGGTGTAAAGATCCTATATCAGCTCATAAAATGACCCATATGGAAGTTCAAATTCGGAACAACACGAAGGAAATTATTCAGATGAACCTCAGCATTTCATGCAAAGATGTTGCAGGAGAAAATTGCTTCGAAGAAAACAGTGCAACCGTCCTCTGGGCTG GTGTTCTTAACGACATACAGTTGGAGGTTCCACCATTGCAGGAGGTGATACATCCTTTCTCTGTCTACTTCCTAGTACCTGGAGACTACTCGCTGCAATCTTCTTCTGTTATAATTGACGCTACGGATGTTCTTCGTGCTCGGGCAAAGGCAGAGTCCCCGGATGAACCTATTCTATGCCGCGGATCCCCATTCCATATCCATGTAGTTGGTACAGAGTAG
- the LOC123045947 gene encoding protein WHAT'S THIS FACTOR 1, chloroplastic, which yields MLLRAAAAAAHRLRFIPPVRRISSLKVPWRRDAALDASIDRDRRFHQASRLVREVLLSPGRRLLLRYLSKRRQRIRLPVHVATFLRRYPTLLSVSPPPDPVASPSPQLASFLEFASRLQATHSPLLASRLAKLLMMSCTHALPVAKIAAAKRVFGLPDDFLVSLVPRHPDLFRLVGDPGPDASGDAFLELASWDDRLAKSAIELRADREADVVGIRPRPNFTVKLPKGFYLKKEMRQWVRDWLELPYVSPYADTFGLHPASPEAEKRLIGVLHEVLSLSVERRMAIPIIGKFCDEFRLSNAFSNAFTRHPGLFYVSLKGGIKTVILREAYDENGELVDRDPMIELKERFVAIMDEGHKKYLEELRRRNEMLQKERANAIHRGAKVDTNIEGRDMEGSEEDEDEVYDYAQVESEEREPL from the coding sequence ATGCTCCTccgggcggcggccgccgccgcccaccggctCCGCTTCATTCCCCCGGTCCGCCGCATATCTTCCTTGAAGGTCCCGTGGCGCCGGGACGCGGCCCTGGACGCGTCCATCGACCGCGACCGGCGCTTCCACCAAGCGTCCCGCCTCGTCCGCGAGGTGCTCCTCTcccccggccgccgcctcctccttcgctACCTTTCCAAGCGCCGCCAGCGCATCCGCCTTCCGGTCCACGTCGCAACCTTCCTCCGCCGGTACCCCACGCTcctctccgtttcccctcctcccgACCCCGTCGCCTCCCCGTCCCCGCAGCTCGCCTCCTTCCTCGAATTCGCATCCCGCCTCCAGGCCACCCACTCCCCGCTCCTCGCCTCCAGGCTCGCCAAGCTCCTCATGATGTCCTGCACGCACGCGCTGCCGGTCGCAAAGATTGCTGCTGCCAAGCGCGTCTTCGGCCTCCCGGACGACTTCTTGGTCTCGCTGGTCCCGAGGCACCCCGATCTCTTCCGCCTCGTCGGAGACCCAGGGCCGGACGCGTCCGGCGACGCGTTCCTGGAGCTTGCCTCTTGGGACGACCGGCTCGCGAAGTCGGCGATTGAATTGAGGGCGGATAGGGAGGCCGATGTTGTTGGCATACGGCCGAGGCCGAACTTTACAGTCAAATTGCCAAAGGGGTTCTACCTCAAGAAGGAGATGAGACAGTGGGTGAGGGATTGGCTTGAGCTGCCATATGTGTCACCATATGCCGACACTTTCGGGCTTCACCCCGCATCACCAGAGGCAGAGAAGAGGTTGATTGGTGTTTTACATGAGGTGTTGTCCTTGTCAGTTGAAAGGAGGATGGCGATACCAATTATAGGGAAGTTCTGTGATGAGTTTAGGCTGTCGAATGCGTTTTCTAACGCGTTCACGAGGCACCCGGGTTTATTCTACGTTTCATTGAAGGGTGGCATTAAGACGGTGATATTGAGGGAGGCGTATGACGAAAATGGAGAGCTTGTGGATAGGGACCCTATGATTGAGTTGAAGGAGAGGTTCGTGGCAATCATGGATGAGGGCCATAAGAAGTATTTggaggagttgaggaggaggaaTGAGATGCTGCAGAAAGAGAGGGCAAATGCCATTCACAGGGGTGCCAAAGTTGACACAAATATTGAGGGAAGAGATATGGAGGGATcagaggaagacgaagatgaagtATATGATTATGCACAAGTAGAATCAGAAGAAAGAGAGCCATTGTGA
- the LOC123045946 gene encoding protein TOO MANY MOUTHS: MERANVQKMASALLSALVLVVAMVATVGRPCRGEFTVVVPDAGALVDAPQPGFSDRARTDPAEQRAVLEVMAATGNGWASGIADVCRGRWHGIECVPDRADVYHVVSLSFGALSDDTAFPACDPARATLSPAVLALPHLRSLFFYRCFTANPQPVPPFLGRLGPAFRSLVLRQNGHVGPIPAEIGNLSRLRVLDLHGNHLSSAIPATVQSLDRLQLLDLSYNRLAGQVPNLRFQQLSILDLSHNALQGRVPASLGQCRSLLKIDLSQNRLAGTIPDALGDLPDLILLDLSHNALSGPIPAAIGRLSTLRSLILGDNPMQPSAIPGDFFTGLKALTTLVLSGMGLEGSLPESIGGLSQLRVLRLDSNGFTGVIPASFRRLEKASELRVDGNRLVGPIPFGKQMMWRLGKKLRVGGNEGLCYDAKQQGLEGAMALAGVADCGSVGSGTTTQHLSWMSSGGATATATANVTPSAADSNSGRGGGHFFLVVLVCLQLALWL, translated from the coding sequence ATGGAGAGAGCGAACGTGCAAAAGATGGCTTCGGCGCTGCTCTCCGCGCTGGTCTTGGTCGTTGCCATGGTGGCTACCGTCGGGCGGCCGTGCCGGGGCGAGTTCACGGTGGTGGTGCCGGACGCGGGGGCGCTGGTGGACGCGCCGCAGCCGGGGTTCTCGGACCGGGCGCGCACCGACCCGGCGGAGCAGCGCGCCGTGCTGGAGGTGATGGCGGCGACGGGCAACGGCTGGGCGTCGGGCATCGCGGACGTGTGCCGCGGCCGGTGGCACGGCATCGAGTGCGTGCCCGACCGCGCCGACGTCTACCACGTCGTCTCCCTCTCCTTCGGCGCGCTCTCCGACGACACCGCCTTCCCGGCCTGCGACCCCGCGCGCGCCACGCTCTCCCCCGCCGTGCTCGCGCTCCCGCACCTCCGCTCCCTCTTCTTCTACCGCTGCTTCACCGCCAACCCGCAGCCCGTCCCGCCCTTCCTCGGCCGCCTCGGCCCCGCCTTCCGCTCCCTCGTGCTGCGCCAGAACGGCCACGTCGGCCCCATACCGGCCGAGATCGGGAACCTCTCCAGGCTGCGCGTGCTTGACCTCCACGGCAACCATCTCTCCTCCGCCATCCCGGCCACCGTCCAGTCGTTAGACCGCCTCCAGCTGCTCGACCTCAGCTACAACCGGCTCGCCGGCCAGGTGCCAAACTTGAGGTTCCAGCAGCTCAGCATCCTGGACCTCAGCCACAACGCGCTGCAGGGCCGCGTCCCGGCGAGCCTCGGGCAATGCCGGTCTCTCCTGAAGATCGACCTCAGCCAGAACCGCCTCGCCGGCACGATCCCGGACGCTCTCGGCGATCTGCCTGACCTCATACTGCTCGACCTCAGCCACAACGCGCTGTCCGGCCCGATCCCGGCGGCGATCGGCAGGCTGTCGACGCTGCGGTCGCTCATCCTCGGCGACAACCCGATGCAGCCCTCGGCGATCCCCGGTGACTTCTTCACGGGGCTCAAGGCGCTGACCACGCTGGTCCTCTCGGGCATGGGGCTGGAAGGGTCGCTGCCGGAGTCCATCGGGGGCCTGAGCCAGCTCCGCGTGCTGCGCCTGGACAGCAACGGCTTCACCGGCGTGATACCGGCGAGCTTCCGGCGGCTGGAGAAGGCGAGCGAGCTCCGCGTGGACGGCAACCGGCTGGTGGGGCCGATCCCGTTCGGCAAGCAGATGATGTGGAGGCTGGGCAAGAAGCTGCGCGTCGGCGGCAACGAGGGGCTCTGCTACGACGCCAAGCAGCAAGGGCTGGAGGGCGCCATGGCGCTGGCCGGCGTCGCGGACTGCGGCAGCGTGGGGAGCGGCACCACGACGCAGCACTTGAGCTGGATGAGTAGCGGCGGcgccacggcgacggcgacggctaaCGTGACACCATCAGCCGCAGATTCAAATTCTGGCCGGGGTGGCGGGCATTTTTTCTTGGTCGTTTTGGTGTGTTTGCAGCTTGCATTGTGGTTGTAG